A stretch of the Leishmania infantum JPCM5 genome chromosome 30 genome encodes the following:
- a CDS encoding DnaJ domain protein-like protein produces the protein MLSLVHSRRLLPQRDPFKILGLTRSATKAEVKMKYRELARIYHPDAGSGDSAKMEEVNHAYKLLLKEGGYERLHLPGSSRARPHGANGPVGVTSESRRELPRETATAPFTVDQQSSGTAGASSGASAGTASSLLTDEEAEKVSALDPATERRTPEGKYLYQSRDDQSWVELDRPLLRAQQPHYASFSAQADMKAELRRRAVLKEKEQNEKSRFQRTADRLADSAELPTQNPHLLRIYALVVVCVFYLMYKRTFERTHHQRKRAKFYQALEENREELMATYEKHKEGLQVTAVAAALVFLAAAEHKTADDPVVPSPPEVFYRSVKPPSDHYTVVAGG, from the coding sequence ATGCTCAGCCTCGTCCACAGCCGACGGcttctgccgcagcgcgaccCGTTCAAAATTCTGGGTCTCACCCGTAGTGCAACCAAAGCAGAGGTGAAGATGAAGTACCGAGAGCTTGCTCGCATCTACCACCCCGATGCGGGGTCCGGTGACAGTGCcaagatggaggaggtgaatCACGCGTACAAGCTACTATTAAAGGAGGGTGGATACGAGCGTCTGCATCTGCCGGGCTCAAGCAGGGCGCGACCGCATGGCGCGAACGGTCCTGTCGGGGTGACCTCGGAGAGTCGACGCGAGCTACCGCGCgaaacggcgacggcgccctTTACTGTCGAtcagcagagcagcggcactgcggGGGCATCGTCGGGTGCGTCTGCCGGCACCGCGTCGTCACTGCtgacggacgaggaggccgagaagGTGAGTGCGCTGGATCCGGCCACGGAGCGTCGCACGCCGGAAGGGAAGTACTTGTATCAGAGCCGCGACGATCAAAGCTGGGTCGAGCTCGATCGCCCActcctgcgcgcgcagcagccgcactaCGCGTCATTCTCCGCGCAGGCGGACATGAAAGCCGagctgcgacgccgcgccgtgctgaaggaaaaagagcaaaacgaaaagagccGCTTTCAGAGGACTGCGGACCGCCTCGCGGACAGCGCTGAGTTGCCGACGCAAAATCCGCACTTGCTGCGTATCTACGCGTTAGTTGTCGTGTGCGTCTTCTACCTCATGTACAAGCGCACGTTTGAGCGCACCCATCACCAGAGGAAGCGCGCGAAGTTCTACCAGGCGCTGGAAGAGAATCGAGAGGAGTTGATGGCGACGTATGAGAAGCATAAGGAGGGCCTGCAGGTgacagcggtggctgcggcgctggtcTTCCTTGCCGCCGCGGAACACAAGACGGCCGACGACCCCGTTGTGCCGAGTCCGCCAGAGGTCTTTTACCGCTCTGTGAAACCGCCGAGCGACCACTACACTGTCGTCGCTGGCGGTTAA
- a CDS encoding putative heat shock 70-related protein 1, mitochondrial precursor → MFARRVCGSAAASAARLARHESQKVQGDVIGVDLGTTYSCVATMDGDKARVLENSEGFRTTPSVVAFKGSEKLVGLAAKRQAITNPQSTFYAVKRLIGRRFEDEHIQKDIKNVPYKIVRAGNGDAWVQDGNGKQYSPSQIGAFVLEKMKETAENFLGHKVSNAVVTCPAYFNDAQRQATKDAGTIAGLNVIRVVNEPTAAALAYGMDKTKDSLIAVYDLGGGTFDISVLEIAGGVFEVKATNGDTHLGGEDFDLALSDYILEEFRKTSGIDLSKERMALQRVREAAEKAKCELSSAMETEVNLPFITANADGAQHIQMHISRSKFEGITQRLIERSIAPCKQCMKDAGVELREINDVVLVGGMTRMPKVVEEVKKFFQKDPFRGVNPDEAVALGAATLGGVLRGKVSGLILVDVTPLSLGTSVVGDVFVPIIPRNTAIPCTRSHIFTTVDDGQTAIKFQVFQGEREVASKNQMMGQFDLSGIAYAPRGVPQIEVTFDIDANGICHVTAQDKATGRKQGIIVTANGGLSENDIERMLRDAAQHAEADRVKRELVEVRNNAETQLTTAERQLGEWKYVSDAEKENVKTLVAELRKAMENPNVAKDDLAAATDKLQKAVMECGRTEYQQAAAAYSGNS, encoded by the coding sequence ATGTTCGCTCGTCGTGTGTGCGgaagcgctgcggcgtcggctgcgCGCCTGGCGCGCCACGAGTCGCAGAAGGTGCAGGGCGACGTGATTGGCGTGGACCTGGGCACGACGTACAGCTGCGTGGCGACGATGGACGGCGACaaggcgcgcgtgctggagaACTCTGAGGGCTTCCGGACGACGCCGTCTGTTGTGGCGTTCAAGGGCAGCGAGAAGCTTGTGGGGCTtgcggcgaagcggcaggCGATCACGAACCCGCAGTCGACGTTCTATGCTGTGAAGCGGCTGATCGGGCGCCGGTTCGAGGACGAGCACATCCAGAAGGACATCAAGAACGTGCCGTACAAGATCGTGCGCGCCGGGAACGGTGACGCGTGGGTGCAGGACGGGAACGGGAAGCAGTACTCGCCGTCGCAGATCGGCGCGTTcgtgctggagaagatgaaggagacggcggagAACTTCCTGGGGCACAAGGTGAGCAACGCCGTCGTGACGTGCCCGGCGTACTTCAacgacgcgcagcgccaggcgACGAAGGACGCGGGGACGATTGCGGGCCTGAACGTGATCCGCGTGGTGAACGAGccgactgctgcggcgcttgcgTACGGCATGGACAAGACGAAGGACAGCCTGATCGCGGTGTACGACCTCGGTGGCGGCACGTTCGATATCTCCGTGCTGGAGATCGCTGGCGGCGTGTTcgaggtgaaggcgacgaACGGCGACACGCACCTTGGCGGCGAGGACTTCGACCTGGCGCTGTCGGACTACATCCTGGAGGAGTTCCGCAAGACGAGCGGGATCGACCTGAGCAAGGAGcggatggcgctgcagcgcgtgcgcgaggccgcggagaaggcgaagtGCGAGCTGTCGTCTGCGATGGAGACGGAGGTGAACCTGCCGTTCATCACTGCaaacgccgacggcgcgcagcacatccaGATGCACATCAGCCGTAGCAAGTTCGAGGGCATCACGCAGAGGCTGATCGAGCGGTCGATTGCGCCGTGCAAGCAGTGCATGAAGGACGCTGGTGTGGAGCTGAGGGAGATCAACGACGTTGTGCTTGTTGGCGGCATGACGCGCATGCcgaaggtggtggaggaggtgaagaagtTCTTCCAGAAGGACCCGTTCCGCGGCGTGAACCCCGACGAGGCTGTGGCGCTTGGCGCTGCGACGCtgggcggcgtgctgcgggGTAAGGTGAGTGGCTTGATACTGGTTGAcgtgacgccgctgtcgctgggCACAAGTGTCGTCGGCGACGTGTTTGTGCCCATTATCCCGAGGAACACCGCGATACCGTGCACGCGGAGTCATATCTTCACCACGGTGGACGATGGGCAGACAGCCATCAAGTTCCAGGTGTTCCAGGGCGAGCGCGAAGTTGCCTCGAAAAACCAGATGATGGGCCAGTTCGATCTTAGCGGCATTGCTTACGCTccgcgcggcgtgccgcagATTGAGGTGACGTTCGACATCGACGCGAACGGCATCTGTCATGTAACAGCTCAAGATAAGGCGACCGGCCGCAAGCAAGGCATCATCGTAACAGCGAACGGCGGACTCAGCGAGAACGACATCGAGCGCATGTTGCGAGATGCTGCCCAGCACGCGGAGGCCGACCGCGTGAAGCGCGAGCTTGTGGAGGTGCGCAACAACGCGGAGACGCAGCTGACAacggcggagaggcagcTCGGCGAGTGGAAGTACGTGAGCGatgcggagaaggagaacgTGAAGacgctggtggcggagctgcgcaaggcgATGGAGAACCCGAACGTCGCGAAGGATGACCTTGCGGCTGCGACGGACAAGCTGCAGAAGGCTGTGATGGAGTGCGGCCGCACAGAGTACCAgcaggctgccgcggccTACTCAGGTAATAGTTGA
- a CDS encoding putative heat shock 70-related protein 1, mitochondrial precursor, with amino-acid sequence MFARRVCGSAAASAARLARHESQKVQGDVIGVDLGTTYSCVATMDGDKARVLENSEGFRTTPSVVAFKGSEKLVGLAAKRQAITNPQSTFYAVKRLIGRRFEDEHIQKDIKNVPYKIVRAGNGDAWVQDGNGKQYSPSQIGAFVLEKMKETAENFLGHKVSNAVVTCPAYFNDAQRQATKDAGTIAGLNVIRVVNEPTAAALAYGMDKTKDSLIAVYDLGGGTFDISVLEIAGGVFEVKATNGDTHLGGEDFDLALSDYILEEFRKTSGIDLSKERMALQRVREAAEKAKCELSSAMETEVNLPFITANADGAQHIQMRISRSKFEGITQRLIERSIAPCKQCMKDAGVELKEINDVVLVGGMTRMPKVVEEVKKFFQKDPFRGVNPDEAVALGAATLGGVLRGDVKGLVLLDVTPLSLGIETLGGVFTRMIPKNTTIPTKKSQTFSTAADNQTQVGIKVFQGEREMAADNQMMGQFDLVGIPPAPRGVPQIEVTFDIDANGICHVTAKDKATGKTQNITITANGGLSKEQIEQMIRDSEQHAEADRVKRELVEVRNNAETQLTTAERQLGEWKYVSDAEKENVKTLVAELRKAMENPNVAKDDLAAATDKLQKAVMECGRTEYQQAAAANSGSTSNSGEQQQQQGQGEQQQQQNSEEKK; translated from the coding sequence ATGTTCGCTCGTCGTGTGTGCGgaagcgctgcggcgtcggctgcgCGCCTGGCGCGCCACGAGTCGCAGAAGGTGCAGGGCGACGTGATTGGCGTGGACCTGGGCACGACGTACAGCTGCGTGGCGACGATGGACGGCGACaaggcgcgcgtgctggagaACTCTGAGGGCTTCCGGACGACGCCGTCTGTTGTGGCGTTCAAGGGCAGCGAGAAGCTTGTGGGGCTtgcggcgaagcggcaggCGATCACGAACCCGCAGTCGACGTTCTATGCTGTGAAGCGGCTGATCGGGCGCCGGTTCGAGGACGAGCACATCCAGAAGGACATCAAGAACGTGCCGTACAAGATCGTGCGCGCCGGGAACGGTGACGCGTGGGTGCAGGACGGGAACGGGAAGCAGTACTCGCCGTCGCAGATCGGCGCGTTcgtgctggagaagatgaaggagacggcggagAACTTCCTGGGGCACAAGGTGAGCAACGCCGTCGTGACGTGCCCGGCGTACTTCAacgacgcgcagcgccaggcgACGAAGGACGCGGGGACGATTGCGGGCCTGAACGTGATCCGCGTGGTGAACGAGccgactgctgcggcgcttgcgTACGGCATGGACAAGACGAAGGACAGCCTGATCGCGGTGTACGACCTCGGTGGCGGCACGTTCGATATCTCCGTGCTGGAGATCGCTGGCGGCGTGTTcgaggtgaaggcgacgaACGGCGACACGCACCTTGGCGGCGAGGACTTCGACCTGGCGCTGTCGGACTACATCCTGGAGGAGTTCCGCAAGACGAGCGGGATCGACCTGAGCAAGGAGcggatggcgctgcagcgcgtgcgcgaggccgcggagaaggcgaagtGCGAGCTGTCGTCTGCGATGGAGACGGAGGTGAACCTGCCGTTCATCACTGCaaacgccgacggcgcgcagcacatccaGATGCGCATCAGCCGTAGCAAGTTCGAGGGCATCACGCAGAGGCTGATCGAGCGGTCGATTGCGCCGTGCAAGCAGTGCATGAAGGACGCTGGTGTGGAGCTGAAGGAGATCAACGACGTTGTGCTTGTTGGCGGCATGACGCGCATGCcgaaggtggtggaggaggtgaagaagtTCTTCCAGAAGGACCCGTTCCGCGGCGTGAACCCCGACGAGGCTGTGGCGCTTGGCGCTGCGACGCtgggcggcgtgctgcgcggcgacgTGAAGGggcttgtgctgctggacgtgacgccgctgtcgctgggCATTGAGACGCTCGGCGGCGTGTTCACGCGCATGATCCCGAAGAACACGACGATCCCGACGAAGAAGAGCCAGACGTTCTCGACTGCGGCGGACAACCAGACGCAGGTGGGGATCAAGGTGTTCCAGGGCGAGCGCGAGATGGCTGCGGACAACCAGATGATGGGCCAGTTCGACCTGGTGGGCATcccgcccgcgccgcgcggcgtgccgcagATTGAGGTGACGTTCGACATCGACGCGAACGGCATCTGCCACGTGACGGCGAAGGACAAGGCGACGGGCAAGACGCAGAACATCACGATCACGGCGAACGGCGGGCTGTCGAAGGAGCAGATCGAGCAGATGATCCGCGACTCGGAGCAGCACGCGGAGGCCGACCGCGTGAAGCGCGAGCTTGTGGAGGTGCGCAACAACGCGGAGACGCAGCTGACAacggcggagaggcagcTCGGCGAGTGGAAGTACGTGAGCGatgcggagaaggagaacgTGAAGacgctggtggcggagctgcgcaaggcgATGGAGAACCCGAACGTCGCGAAGGATGACCTTGCGGCTGCGACGGACAAGCTGCAGAAGGCTGTGATGGAGTGCGGCCGCACAGAGTACCAgcaggctgccgcggccaactccggcagcaccagcaactccggtgagcagcagcagcagcagggccaaggtgagcagcagcagcagcagaacagcGAGGAAAAGAAGTAA
- a CDS encoding AAA family ATPase-like protein — MAEGGGTGPGPCDCTRLRQVWVGELRAFKQSWHSTAPHLRNFSLWSILHVTRSASVLARMGLIFLCSPLFLYRAHSHVFFSSIDLVCIQDSSPRIFVLALFFFFLMPAKKRLVPPLRPNVDGTAFVQASRGRAPDRNRFSRPHKLADSTSSSSTSTSSSASSSSLRAAEPAVPSHGPACRLKARCESESARVAALMPPQREARNTTKADDLKSRPQTADTKRSIAVNQALSSPALTTAPAAAIKSLPSASPETGSPKNKVKQCMAPIPAAALSSVPQGHSNVPSGTGRDVAPTMFAISVDGALGPSECLLATRVMHRLGLQSGHIVHLWTSYGDVYAGVRPMRGSAVAPDKIFVNDDAAAVLVDVSSVAICPVLLPLNGIPTLRSVTLAMVVPENARDADTADAIVPSIASTVEWQALFRRTLHHKIGYVHLRITQRVLTHRITLEVMDLSVACGEGERPTRAAEPAAAWGIVTDATEVRLCSSGGAAETLSGAPQRASTPITDGTAEEHQYSGASSFGFLCTLVVGDVGVGKTRWLACHASAASRAEHQGRMDGPTSSAAATGPTRYIEWVHVDQLPQGEGSEVSTATALHEVFERARQSAPATVVMDDLHLICAREASSAGSRWAMSLIAHAVAAELLDLQSRRLDVQVVASAPALASLDACLTSATLFGGSVVSLEMPSGAQERLACLRTCLSELCRGGAAAGPAVSDDCLLEVAERAHGFTQRDLHRLVETAVVRAFQARQSTEPTEADLRAASAAVHPSSLKRFEVSIPNVTWADIGGSAEAKQTLCDVVDWCLGKHSWVFTEFNVTPPKGVLLYGPPGCSKTMLAKALANESHMNFISVKGPEVFSKWVGDSEKAVRDIFERARAASPCVVFIDELDGMCGHRGRGGVSDRVISQFLTELDGLPAAFDEKKNALVFVAATNRPDNIDGAVLRPGRIDRRVYVGLPTLPERCAITNIQFQHLPVAAELTANYVAERTDGYTGAEVVAVVKEAAFHAITANAHASHVTVADVDAALQKVRPRINAEDVEWYKQWPHNKKSSTAQM, encoded by the coding sequence ATGGCTGAAGGAGGTGGCACAGGGCCAGGGCCTTGTGACTGCACTCGATTGCGACAAGTGTGGGTCGGTGAGCTTCGTGCGTTCAAGCAGAGCTGGCATTCAACGGCGCCACATCTGAGGAATTTCTCCCTCTGGTCTATCCTTCATGTCACTCGGAGTGCATCCGTCCTTGCTAGAATGGGTTTGATCTTCTTgtgctctcctctttttttgtaCCGTGCACATTcgcatgtttttttttcttctatCGATCTTGTCTGCATCCAGGATTCCTCTCCGCGCATCTTCGTGCTCGcactgttttttttttttttaatgCCCGCAAAGAAGCGGCTCGTGCCACCCCTCCGGCCTAACGTCGATGGTACCGCGTTTGTGCAGGCTTCCCGCGGCCGTGCGCCAGATCGAAATCGCTTTTCTCGACCTCACAAGCTCGCCGACTCTACCAGCAGCTCGAGCACTTCgacctcctcgtcggcgtcctccaGTTCTTTGAGAGCTGCAGAGCCGGCGGTGCCATCTCACGGTCCGGCATGTCGGCTGAAAGCGAGGTGCGAGAGCGAAAGCGCTCGTGTTGCAGCGCTGATGCCGCCCCAACGCGAGGCGCGCAACACTACCAAAGCAGATGATCTCAAAAGTCGCCCTCAGACCGCAGATACGAAGCGCAGCATCGCGGTTAACCAggctctctcttctcccgcgTTAACTACCGCTCCTGCGGCTGCCATAAAGTCGCTGCCGTCAGCGTCACCGGAGACCGGCTCGCCCAAGAACAAAGTAAAGCAGTGCATGGCGCCCAtacccgccgctgctttgtCGTCCGTTCCGCAGGGCCATTCCAACGTGCCTTCGGGGACGGGCCGTGATGTGGCCCCGACCATGTTTGCCATTAGCGTGGATGGAGCTCTCGGGCCGAGCGAGTGTCTTCTCGCCACCCGCGTAATGCACCGCCTTGGACTGCAGAGCGGACACATTGTGCACCTCTGGACAAGCTACGGGGACGTGTACGCGGGAGTGCGACCGATGCGCGGGTCCGCTGTTGCACCCGACAAGATCTTCGTGAACGATGATGCGGCGGCTGTTTTGGTCGACGTCTCGTCTGTCGCAATTTGTCCGGTTCTTCTCCCTCTGAATGGTATACCGACGTTGCGGTCCGTGACGCTGGCGATGGTGGTCCCCGAAAACGCGCGTGACGCCGACACGGCTGATGCTATCGTGCCGTCGATCGCATCTACAGTAGAGTGGCAGGCGCTGTTCCGCCGCACACTGCACCACAAGATCGGGTATGTGCACCTACGCATCACCCAACGTGTGCTGACCCATCGCATCACGCTGGAGGTGATGGACTTGAGCGTTGCttgtggagagggagaacggCCGACGCGGGCGGCCGAGCCCGCAGCTGCTTGGGGAATCGTGACGGATGCGACGGAGGTGCGCCTTTGTAgcagtggcggtgcggcagagaCCTtaagcggcgcgccgcagcgtgcaTCAACTCCGATCACAGATGGCACGGCTGAGGAGCATCAGTACAGCGGCGCCTCTTCCTTTGGGTTCTTGTGCACCCTCGTAGTGGGGGACGTTGGCGTCGGTAAGACTCGCTGGCTCGCCTGTCACGCCTCCGCAGCGTCCCGGGCAGAGCATCAAGGACGCATGGACGGACCCACTTCTTCGGCCGCCGCGACTGGGCCTACGAGGTACATAGAGTGGGTTCACGTGGACCAACTGCCGCAGGGTGAGGGTAGTGAGGTGAGCACAGCCACGGCGTTGCACGAGGTGTttgagcgcgcgcgccagtcagcgccggcgacggtggtCATGGATGATTTGCATCTTATCTGCGCCCGCGAGGCGTCCTCTGCCGGGTCTCGGTGGGCGATGTCCCTCATCGCCCATGCCGTGGCTGCTGAGCTGCTCGACTTGCAGAGCCGCCGTCTCGATGTGCAAGTGGTTGCGAGTGCGCCGGCACTGGCGAGTCTCGACGCATGTCTAACCAGTGCCACTCTCTTTGGCGGGAGCGTTGTGTCGCTGGAGATGCCGAGTGGCGCGCAGGAGCGGCTCGCATGTCTTCGGACGTGCCTCTCGGAGCTgtgccgtggcggtgcagcggcagggccTGCCGTCAGCGACGACTGCCTACTGGAGGTGGCagagcgcgcacacggcTTCACACAACGCGACCTGCATCGACTCGTCGAGACAGCAGTGGTGCGAGCGTTCCAAGCGCGTCAGTCAACCGAGCCAACGGAGGCGGACCTTcgcgcggcgtcggctgcggtgcATCCTTCGTCGCTCAAGCGCTTCGAGGTGTCGATTCCCAATGTGACGTGGGCCGACATCGGCGGAAGCGCAGAGGCGAAGCAGACCCTCTGTGATGTTGTGGACTGGTGCCTGGGAAAGCACAGTTGGGTCTTCACGGAGTTCAACGTGACCCCACCAAAGGGTGTGCTCCTCTACGGCCCGCCGGGCTGCAGCAAGACGATGCTAGCCAAGGCGCTGGCGAACGAGAGTCATATGAACTTCATCTCCGTGAAGGGGCCGGAGGTGTTCTCGAAGTGGGTGGGCGATAGCgagaaggcggtgcgcgACATCTTCGAGCGTGCCCGTGCGGCGAGCCCGTGCGTCGTGTTCATCGATGAGTTGGATGGCATGTGCGGCCAccgcggtcgcggcggcgtaTCGGACCGCGTAATCTCGCAGTTCCTCACCGAGCTGGATGGGTTGCCGGCCGCCTTTGACGAAAAGAAGAACGCACTCGTGTTTGTGGCGGCGACAAATCGTCCAGACAACATCgacggcgcggtgctgcgtccCGGACGCATTGACCGTCGCGTCTACGTCGGGCTGCCCACCTTACCAGAGCGGTGCGCCATCACGAACATCCAATTCCAGCACCTgccagtggcggcggagctcaCGGCTAACTACGTGGCAGAGCGGACAGATGGCTACACCGGTGCCGAGGTCGTTGCGGTGGTGAAAGAGGCCGCGTTTCACGCCATCACAGCTAACGCGCATGCGTCTCATGTGACGGTGGCCGACGTCGACGCGGCCCTGCAGAAAGTGCGACCACGCATCAACGCAGAAGATGTGGAGTGGTACAAGCAGTGGCCGCACAACAAGAAAAGCTCCACTGCGCAGATGTGA
- a CDS encoding putative heat shock 70-related protein 1, mitochondrial precursor has translation MFARRVCGSAAASAARLARHESQKVQGDVIGVDLGTTYSCVATMDGDKARVLENSEGFRTTPSVVAFKGSEKLVGLAAKRQAITNPQSTFYAVKRLIGRRFEDEHIQKDIKNVPYKIVRAGNGDAWVQDGNGKQYSPSQIGAFVLEKMKETAENFLGHKVSNAVVTCPAYFNDAQRQATKDAGTIAGLNVIRVVNEPTAAALAYGMDKTKDSLIAVYDLGGGTFDISVLEIAGGVFEVKATNGDTHLGGEDFDLALSDYILEEFRKTSGIDLSKERMALQRVREAAEKAKCELSSAMETEVNLPFITANADGAQHIQMRISRSKFEGITQRLIDRSIAPCKQCMKDAGVELKEINDVVLVGGMTRMPKVVEEVKKFFQKDPFRGVNPDEAVALGAATLGGVLRGDVKGLVLLDVTPLSLGIETLGGVFTRMIPKNTTIPTKKSQTFSTAADNQTQVGIKVFQGEREMAADNQMMGQFDLVGIPPAPRGVPQIEVTFDIDANGICHVTAKDKATGKTQNITITANGGLSKEQIEQMIRDSEQHAEADRVKRELVEVRNNAETQLTTAERQLGEWKYVSDAEKENVKTLVAELRKAMENPNVAKDDLAAATDKLQKAVMECGRTEYQQAAAANSGSTSNSGEQQQQQGQGEQQQQQSQGEETK, from the coding sequence ATGTTCGCTCGTCGTGTGTGCGgaagcgctgcggcgtcggctgcgCGCCTGGCGCGCCACGAGTCGCAGAAGGTGCAGGGCGACGTGATTGGCGTGGACCTGGGCACGACGTACAGCTGCGTGGCGACGATGGACGGCGACaaggcgcgcgtgctggagaACTCTGAGGGCTTCCGGACGACGCCGTCTGTTGTGGCGTTCAAGGGCAGCGAGAAGCTTGTGGGGCTtgcggcgaagcggcaggCGATCACGAACCCGCAGTCGACGTTCTATGCTGTGAAGCGGCTGATCGGGCGCCGGTTCGAGGACGAGCACATCCAGAAGGACATCAAGAACGTGCCGTACAAGATCGTGCGCGCCGGGAACGGTGACGCGTGGGTGCAGGACGGGAACGGGAAGCAGTACTCGCCGTCGCAGATCGGCGCGTTcgtgctggagaagatgaaggagacggcggagAACTTCCTGGGGCACAAGGTGAGCAACGCCGTCGTGACGTGCCCGGCGTACTTCAacgacgcgcagcgccaggcgACGAAGGACGCGGGGACGATTGCGGGCCTGAACGTGATCCGCGTGGTGAACGAGccgactgctgcggcgcttgcgTACGGCATGGACAAGACGAAGGACAGCCTGATCGCGGTGTACGACCTCGGTGGCGGCACGTTCGATATCTCCGTGCTGGAGATCGCTGGCGGCGTGTTcgaggtgaaggcgacgaACGGCGACACGCACCTTGGCGGCGAGGACTTCGACCTGGCGCTGTCGGACTACATCCTGGAGGAGTTCCGCAAGACGAGCGGGATCGACCTGAGCAAGGAGcggatggcgctgcagcgcgtgcgcgaggccgcggagaaggcgaagtGCGAGCTGTCGTCTGCGATGGAGACGGAGGTGAACCTGCCGTTCATCACTGCaaacgccgacggcgcgcagcacatccaGATGCGCATCAGCCGTAGCAAGTTCGAGGGCATCACGCAGAGGCTGATCGATCGGTCGATTGCGCCGTGCAAGCAGTGCATGAAGGACGCTGGTGTGGAGCTGAAGGAGATCAACGACGTTGTGCTTGTTGGCGGCATGACGCGCATGCcgaaggtggtggaggaggtgaagaagtTCTTCCAGAAGGACCCGTTCCGCGGCGTGAACCCCGACGAGGCTGTGGCGCTTGGCGCTGCGACGCtgggcggcgtgctgcgcggcgacgTGAAGGggcttgtgctgctggacgtgacgccgctgtcgctgggCATTGAGACGCTCGGCGGCGTGTTCACGCGCATGATCCCGAAGAACACGACGATCCCGACGAAGAAGAGCCAGACGTTCTCGACTGCGGCGGACAACCAGACGCAGGTGGGGATCAAGGTGTTCCAGGGCGAGCGCGAGATGGCTGCGGACAACCAGATGATGGGCCAGTTCGACCTGGTGGGCATcccgcccgcgccgcgcggcgtgccgcagATTGAGGTGACGTTCGACATCGACGCGAACGGCATCTGCCACGTGACGGCGAAGGACAAGGCGACGGGCAAGACGCAGAACATCACGATCACGGCGAACGGCGGGCTGTCGAAGGAGCAGATCGAGCAGATGATCCGAGACTCGGAGCAGCACGCGGAGGCCGACCGCGTGAAGCGCGAGCTTGTGGAGGTGCGCAACAACGCGGAGACGCAGCTGACAacggcggagaggcagcTCGGCGAGTGGAAGTACGTGAGCGatgcggagaaggagaacgTGAAGacgctggtggcggagctgcgcaaggcgATGGAGAACCCGAACGTCGCGAAGGATGACCTTGCGGCTGCGACGGACAAGCTGCAGAAGGCTGTGATGGAGTGCGGCCGCACAGAGTACCAgcaggctgccgcggccaactccggcagcaccagcaactccggtgagcagcagcagcagcagggccaaggtgagcagcagcagcagcagagccaAGGAGAGGAGACGAAGTAA